One Novosphingobium sp. G106 DNA segment encodes these proteins:
- a CDS encoding DUF420 domain-containing protein, which translates to MEQSSGEAVGAGGPLRRTVLALILAAIAGLVTYTAGKALWSAFANDDFPESLAVKVELLPLIFPLHMVTGGLALLLLPLAYALRHRPAWHRPVGRLAAADVLVAGLTAFPVAWAAPVTLWSAAGFTAQATTWLVLLVLGIRAIRQGRIAVHRACMLLMAATTSGAVFFRIYLALWAMVGARRQFDTFYACDAWIAWLLPLIATALAIRRFAARQASSSTLASPGSKVIGRPLSPQAP; encoded by the coding sequence ATGGAGCAGTCCTCAGGCGAAGCGGTTGGTGCGGGCGGCCCGTTGCGGCGGACCGTTCTGGCGCTGATCCTAGCAGCGATTGCCGGCCTTGTAACTTATACCGCAGGCAAAGCGCTGTGGTCGGCCTTCGCCAACGACGACTTTCCCGAAAGCCTGGCGGTGAAGGTCGAGCTGCTGCCGCTGATCTTCCCGCTCCACATGGTCACCGGTGGGCTGGCGCTGTTGCTCCTGCCGTTAGCCTACGCGCTGCGCCATCGCCCGGCCTGGCACCGGCCGGTCGGACGCCTGGCGGCGGCCGACGTGCTGGTAGCGGGCCTGACCGCCTTTCCGGTCGCCTGGGCCGCGCCGGTGACGCTGTGGTCGGCGGCGGGCTTCACCGCGCAGGCGACGACCTGGCTGGTGCTGCTCGTGCTGGGTATCCGCGCGATCCGCCAAGGCCGGATCGCCGTGCATCGGGCCTGCATGCTGCTGATGGCAGCAACGACCTCGGGCGCGGTGTTCTTCCGAATCTATCTGGCGCTATGGGCCATGGTCGGAGCCCGGCGCCAGTTCGACACGTTCTATGCCTGCGACGCCTGGATCGCCTGGCTGCTGCCGCTGATCGCGACCGCGCTGGCGATCCGGCGGTTCGCTGCGCGTCAGGCCTCTTCGAGCACCCTCGCCTCGCCCGGCTCGAAAGTGATCGGCAGGCCCTTGAGCCCCCAGGCGCCGTAG
- a CDS encoding circularly permuted type 2 ATP-grasp protein gives MQPGSRAQYDEMYDPDGGVRPAYAGFCNWYDAQDRDWLKKQDIEAERFFRRTGITFNVYGDDAAEERLIPFDMIPRIITANEWRKLSRGIEQRVRALNAFLHDLYHRQEIVRAGRLPERLLQGNEAFLPQMAGFSPPGDVYTHVVGIDLVRTGPDEFMVLEDNARTPSGVSYMLENRETMMAMFPELFSRVAVRPVSDYPRRLARSLAACAPDCAGERPVVAVLTPGIFNSAYFEHAFLADQMGAELVEGSDLRVVDGRIAMRTTTGYQPIDVIYRRVDDDFLDPLSFNKDSVLGVAGIMDIYRAGRITIANAPGTGIADDKAIYSFMPEIVEFYTGEKPLLNNVPTWRCSEPESLKYVLDNLKDLVVKEVHGSGGYGMLIGPTSSKGEIARFEKKLRAKPENYIAQPTLALSTCPIFTKAGLAPRHVDLRPFCLVSPGGIDITPGGLTRVALKKGSLVVNSSQGGGTKDSWVLED, from the coding sequence ATGCAGCCAGGCAGTCGCGCGCAGTATGATGAAATGTACGATCCGGACGGGGGCGTACGGCCTGCCTACGCCGGCTTTTGCAACTGGTACGACGCGCAGGATCGCGACTGGCTGAAGAAGCAGGACATAGAGGCGGAGCGCTTCTTCCGCCGCACCGGCATCACTTTCAACGTCTATGGCGACGATGCTGCCGAGGAGCGGCTGATCCCCTTCGACATGATCCCGCGGATCATCACCGCGAACGAGTGGCGCAAGCTGTCGCGCGGGATCGAGCAGCGGGTCCGCGCGCTCAACGCCTTCCTCCACGACCTGTACCACCGCCAGGAGATCGTCCGGGCCGGGCGCCTGCCCGAGCGGCTGCTGCAAGGCAACGAGGCCTTCCTGCCGCAGATGGCCGGTTTCTCGCCGCCGGGCGATGTCTACACTCACGTCGTCGGGATCGACCTCGTCCGCACCGGCCCCGACGAATTCATGGTGCTCGAGGACAATGCCCGCACGCCGTCGGGCGTTTCCTACATGCTCGAAAACCGCGAGACGATGATGGCGATGTTCCCCGAGCTGTTCAGCCGGGTCGCGGTCCGCCCGGTCTCGGACTATCCGCGCCGGCTCGCGCGCAGCCTGGCTGCTTGCGCGCCCGACTGCGCGGGGGAGCGGCCCGTGGTCGCGGTGCTGACGCCGGGCATCTTCAACTCGGCCTATTTCGAGCATGCCTTTCTCGCCGACCAGATGGGCGCCGAACTGGTCGAGGGCAGTGATCTGCGTGTGGTCGACGGCCGCATCGCCATGCGCACGACCACCGGCTACCAGCCGATCGACGTGATCTATCGCCGCGTCGACGACGATTTCCTCGATCCGCTCAGCTTCAACAAGGACTCCGTGCTGGGCGTCGCCGGGATCATGGACATCTACCGCGCGGGCCGCATCACGATCGCCAATGCGCCGGGCACCGGCATCGCCGACGACAAGGCGATCTACAGCTTCATGCCCGAGATCGTCGAGTTCTACACGGGCGAGAAGCCTTTGCTTAACAACGTGCCGACCTGGCGCTGCAGCGAGCCGGAATCGCTCAAATACGTACTCGACAACCTCAAGGACCTCGTCGTCAAGGAAGTCCACGGATCGGGCGGCTATGGCATGCTGATCGGCCCGACCTCGTCGAAGGGCGAGATCGCGCGGTTCGAGAAGAAGCTGCGCGCCAAGCCCGAGAATTACATCGCCCAGCCGACTCTGGCGCTGTCGACCTGTCCGATCTTCACCAAGGCCGGCCTAGCGCCGCGGCACGTCGACCTGCGGCCGTTCTGCCTGGTCTCGCCGGGCGGCATCGACATAACGCCGGGCGGGCTCACCCGCGTGGCGCTCAAGAAGGGCTCGCTGGTCGTCAACTCGTCGCAGGGCGGTGGGACCAAGGATAGCTGGGTGCTGGAAGACTGA